The sequence CCATAAACTGACTGGCCACTTTATTTGGTACACCTGTTCAATGGCTTGTTAAAGCAAATACCTAAACAGTCAATCGTAACTCAAtgtgcatttaggcatgtagacagCCAAGACTCGACATGGCTGACTGGTCTGAGTGTTTAAGAAACTGACGATCTACGTAGGTTTTCATGCAAGAACATCTTTCGGGTTTATAGAgtaaaatatttgaagaaaatGGTATCATAATATACCAATATACTTATGGACAGAAGTTTTGGATgtctgaccattacaccaacagggactgtaataaCCTATTCAAATATGTAAGAGAGCTTCCACACTTCATGGGAGATTTTCCTCaagatttttttgtctttctatgggaatttgtgcccatttattctgtagagcattttaTGATGTCGgccactgatgttggacgagaagccCTGGCCTTGGAGAAGCCTTGGTGCGGGCCAGTCaggttcttccacaccaaattCATCTTACgcgtctttatagtccttgctttgtgcactggggcacaaCTCTGTTGGAATAGAAACTGTTACCACCAAGTTGGAAGCacagcattgtccaaaatgtcttagTATGCTGAAGTGTTAAGATTGCCCTTCATTAGAGATAAGGGGCCTAGACCACACCAGGCGCCATGTCTCCTGACACTTTATCCattgtcctgtgtacctaacaaagtggcaagagaatgttttttttcttttctgcaatTAAGTTACTAATTCATACTAATCGATATCAACCTGAGTTGAGCTCAGCTTCAGGTAACGAGGTTAGCTTTATTACCCGCTGCAGCCGATGACCTTGTTATACAAGTAGGAGGGGAGGCCTTTTAGGTTCACGttgttgtccacaaacacaaactgcagcTCTCGTGACCTGCCCAGATCTGAAAAACAAGTATGTTAACATCACCTTGCTCCCCACATGTAAATCACTAtgacaacacacaaataaatcgGGTGCTATGCGGACCGAGCGGCAGAAAGGTCAGCTGGTTGGCCGCCATGGAGAGCTGGTTGAGGCGGTGGAGCCAGCAGAGCTGACGGGGGACGTGGCTCAGCAGGTTGTGGTCCGCTGTCAGATTCTGCAGGGACAGACAGCGATGAAGTCGATAAGGCAGAGACATCAGCTGGTTCATCGACACATCCAGAGTCTCCAGCTCCTGTAGATCACCAATCTCTGATACCATGAGGCAAACATGAGAGAGATGGTCCGAGTcagtcttttctcttttgtctttagtgaatcatttttgttatttcaatGTTTCATGTCACATTCATGTGACACAACATCTCTCAACAGTCTGGAACAGAGATCAGATAATCAGGTTGAAATGTGTGGGCATATCAGTGTTATTGATTTTTGCTGCAGACAAGTCAAAGAAATTAAACCAGACAGTTGTTGTGAGGTTTATACATGGAAATTAGCATGCTTAAAATTGAAACTAAACATTTCTAAGGATCATGAGAAAATGCACATTGAACAACCATCTGTATGAAAATAAGTAACAACTGAATCTCATTTGCACAACTTTTCTccagtgatttttatttatttacaaatatacTGTGACTGAAACATTGTAATAGGAAAGAGAATTGTAATTTtgtatcctttatttagccataTTGTGgtacaacatttttaaaaaattaactAATTGAAAAATAAGCCATTCAAAAACATATCTGGATATTAGCATTAAGCTGTGGTGAATTCAGTCATGTATGAATGTTAGACACATTCTGTCAGGTTGATGCATTGTGGCAGCCGTGCTCAGTCGCAGCAGcactgatcaaccctccatcagTCCTCGTAATTTCATTGTGCAATTTCAATTGTATGATGGTAATTAAGATCCTTTCATTTCCCCTCCTTTATTTGCATCACATGCAGTGTGGACAGTATGTTCTCTTAATAACTGTTTCTGACAAGGCTTTTCATTTCTTATGGGTCTCTGTCGCCCTCTGCTGGCAAACAAGATACAAGTCTACAAACTACAGTCAGTATTCTAACCTCAGAAAATTACAAGTCAATGTCCAGTTTgcaaaacattcacattcacacacagtttgtgtggACTTTGTACCACACAAACTGACTGAATCTGTTATTTAGCGAGTGAAGCAGGGGAGCTGTTTGGTGCATAAATGTATGAAGACATTGtccatttatgtttatgtttttatagcaGTGGACCTTCAAatatttgtcatgttgttgtcttaatgtttttaattatacaAACTGactgttatactgtatatttaaatagtTATGAAGTAAACTTGAATTACCTGGAGGAAGACATTTCAGCTGGTTGTTGGACAGTCTCAGGTGCCGCAGTGACCTCAGTCGGCCAATCTCTGGACAGAGGAACTGGAGGGCATTATTGCTCAGGTCTAACGATTGAAGCCTGGCCAGGTTTCCAATGGCTGGAATCAAAGCACATCATCAACACATAATCATTGGGTTGATtctttaaaaagtcacaaatCTATGTGTTTTAAACTATTTTAGTAGCCTGAGCACTTTGTTTAAATGGGAAGCATATGCAGGCATAAGAATCATACACAGACATTTCATTACTGTTTCTGACAAAGTCATCAAGACAAACTAGAATGAAAGAAACTGGATTGATGTTAGAAGAAAACCATGTGGTATAACAAGagttaaaaaacagaaattgtCCAAACACCAGTTGTTGCTccctaaaaaaacaagaatcctTACTGAGCAAGACTTATCCGCTTTTCTGCTTTTTATCCTTTTGTCAGTCCTGCCCAGCACTCTAAATGTGCATGCCTTTGCAAACTCTTgtataagaaaagaaagacattagCTAAAGAATGGCATGTGTTCATGACATAACAGAGTGCTTACCTTCAGGAATAATGACTATGTTGTTTGAGTGCAAATACCTtgaaaggagaaagaaaaatcactcTTTGAGTAGACCAAACTATTTGTATTGTCACAGGACACTGTAGACCAATATATTCATGTCAATAAGGTTAAGCTTTCAAGTGTTACGCATTAATTCACATGCCTGTCAGAGTTAAAAAGGATTACAGCACATAAAAATTACACATAGGCTTCCTTTACATTGCAGGTCTTAATGCCCAATTCCaatatgttgcttttttttcctgcttacaCCTTCATGGGTCAAACCTGATTTGTGCCACTTGGTAGGAAAAGATCAGAAGTGTGTCAGCTGCAATGTGATTTTGATAGGATTCTGCAGCACTGCACATTTTGTGATTAGCAAATAAATGCAGTGTCTTTTGATttgaattagggctgcaacaattaactGAATAACCacttctctgatttttcagcttctttattgtgaatattttctggtttctttgctccatataacaaagaaatgattaataTTGAATCATgtgggtttgtggacaaaacaagacatttgaaaacatcatccttccatcaacatttttcagaatGTTATAGACCAAACCACTAATTGATGAATTGAAAACATAAAGGTGTGCAGGCCTACCAGCCAATGGCAATAGAAAACACACTAAGTcttagtgtgtttttatttgtttattatttgctGTCAAATAATGAAatggtaaaaacaaatacaatgatTAATTGTAAAAAACAATATCCTTTTAGCTGAGTACTCACAGTTCAATTAGATTCGGGAGCTTCTGAGCAAGATTGtcaggctgagagagagagagagagagagagagagagagagagagagacaggaacaATTAGTAACAGAAATTTATTTTGTCAAACTGCCTTCCCACTGCTGCATGTgccaataaaaataacaaaaagtcaTACACATACCAGTGTAGTGAGTGAATTCCTCTTCATGTAGAGTCTTTCCAGGAACTGCAGACCTTCATCTTTTAGCAACTCCACAGGGAAAATATTCAGGTTTCTGtagtttaaaaacaagtttttgtgGCGCTCCTGCTTGGCCATGAATATCGTCTCGTGAAGTTCCGTTGCCATTTTTGTGGAGACTTCTCCTCCTTGGTGGAGGAGACTCAGTAATGTCTCATTCTTCTATGGCATTACTGAAAGATAAACAGGAGCACAATTACAATCAAAAAGTGGCACTGActgaatttaattcaattcaattagcATAGTGCAAAGACTGCAAACTTAGGTTATTGTGTCAGATATTTACAGAAGGTCTTATGTTCttagttttaaaaacaacttttaataTGAATGTTTTGTTACTGTTCTCTGTCCCATatcattcaaataaattcatCTTGGAAGCAGTTCAAGTTCTCACTTTTGTGTCATTATACATCTTTCATATTTATTAATCCCAATTAATAGATCTACCTTCATAAGCAGCCAACAAAGTCTCATGTACCCAGCGACCCTCATGATGAGGATAACGCAGTAAAGGGATGGATATGTCATGTggtacatgtttttaaatccatTACATATTGCTCTCACAATCGTGATAGCGGTCACAAAATCGCGAAGACATGTTTTCCCCATATCGCTAATCCCGGGTACTAACTGCAGTTCCTGTTTGTGTGAGCTTGACTGACAAATCTACAGAATGTGTTCAGAAGGGAGACACCGTCTCAGAAAGAACATCCGCATTCAAACGGTCCTTTTTTCCACTCGATGTCAATGGGAGATGGAGGAAAGCGCTGCTGAAGCCCGATGCCACTGCCATTCTAAGCACCGTTAGCATGCTAGCTAAGTTTCTGCCACAAGTACCCTACGTTCAATGACAAGACAGTCGGTATTTACCTGAAGAGAACatggctgtttttatttcattttggttCCCACATACGCTCAGTGATACTGTTACTATGATGTAactttaaatatgtaaacacataaagCTATGGACATAAAGGGTTGTTTGACTGCCGGTCGTAAACAACGTATGACGTTATGACGTCGACCAGCTTCTTCTTCGTCCTGTTTTAAGGACACTAAGGACCGGATGCGACAGATGGCGTtttactgccacctgctgtcaAAATAGCAAATGTACGCATTTGTGCCACAACTACTCTTATTTGTgcatctatatatatttttttttttttatttctcccacTATGTTGTTCTGCGGCGGCCGTTTGTTTCTACTTGTACCTCTTATTTCGCCGTTATGTGTTCGTTCACTAGTTCCACGTAGAAACTTAATTAAAACTTCAAAACCTTTAGCCAAATTATTGCTCATTTTTCTAATTTACACATTATTCCTTATTAAAATTAATTGGAAAATTCTTCCTAGTTCCACAGACGTAAACAACTTCATTTGAACTTCAAAAATATTGCTATTGCGCAAGTGtctattttagatttttttattattaatcccTTTCGCTTTGTGTCTATTATTCTCTTTATTCTATTGTGTTTCTCCGGGCCTTGAGTTCCAAATGTTGTTCTTTCATGTCTGCATGTTGGTAtcacaataatgaaataataattcatcCTTGAATCCTTGAAAACGTTCCACTCAATTTGGACATTATTCAGTCTATTCAGAAGTTTGGTATATTAGCTAGATACTTTTGgaaatattcaaacacacatttactccCTGGTTCCATACCTAAATGTAGAAGCTTCATTCAACTTTTGCTTGTACTTCCCTATTCATATTGATGGAAAACACCTTTAAAGACctttaaagacacacattttcaggTTCTTACTAGTTCCAAAGACGTAAATGTAGAAACTTTGttcaaactttaaaatgttcGGCTCAGTTTAGACATAATTCAGCCAGAATATTGGAATATTAGCTACATACGTTTggaaaatagtcaaataaatTGAAACACATTTCAGATCCTTGAATTTTCAACTATTTACTGGTTCCATGTACGTCTACGTAGACGCttcattcaaacttcaaactgtTGAGAGCAAGTGACATTACAGTTAAAAGTGAATGGAATTTTCAGATTATTCTGGGATTTGACATTGGTGTGTACTGTGTGGAAGGTACAGAGCTAGAGTAGAGAGGTTGTTCAACTCAAAACTATTCTAATCAACTTGCTCTTCCGTTCACAAATATCACTCTCCATCCATGACTTTCTACCAGTATGTAGAGAATTTAGTCTTGTTTCATACAACGTGACAACCAAAATGTGTGACTCTTTGAGAGATGTACCATCCATCTTCTCCACTGAGCGCAATATAAaccgtcttctcctcctctgtcaagTGTCAGTCATGCAAAAACACTTACGTCCCCACTTTTAAAACAACCAATTCTCAGCCACTTTGGACTCTGTATCTTCACAAAAACCTCGATCAGGTTCTTCAGGCAGGCCTTACGGCAATCACGGTGAAGACATTTGAGCAATACAGACTACGCTCTTTGCTTCACAATGAGTAGATTTGGAAGGTGCGTTAACGGTGctctctgtgtatttatttaatggACCTGCTCTGTATCTCATGAGGTGCCCGTCACTATAGCAACCTACTAACAGCAAGTACCACACAGCCGATTCAGAACCAGTCGTAATAGAAGGTGACATCTGCGAGTTCATACGGCgatcttttcatttttgtgatgtAACCTGATTTTGGATGTTTCCTACACTTAATCCCTCATTTTGCAGTAATTGCACTCAACTTTTCTTGACATTCAGACATCCGATTAGAAGTGTATATTCGCAGCAtaacagactggacctttaaagttaGTTTGAGAACTTGTCAGCTCTACAATATGCAAATGTGGAGCAGCGCGTCTACTGCACAGTGAGTCCTGCAATCTGACAGCATTGTACAAATATTACCAGCTGAGCTGAATATGAAGCATGCACATTTTGCCCTCAAGTAGCAAGTGGTGTGGAAAAAGGAGCAGCAAAACAGtttgcatacatttttattcatcttaAATCTTGTgtagaaaaaagaacaagagaAACAGACATTCTCTTTCCCTTCAGCCATTGTCCAAGTACTCAGAATATATTGATATCAGGAAATATTCTTACAACAGCATGtacaaaagaaaaccaaaaatgaaaCCTTACCATAACagatcatttaatttaaaacacgAGTTGGAAAGCGATGAATAATAATTTATACACGTCAAAATCTGAGTAACAAATTGGCCACCatgtaatggaaaacaaagaaatttgTTCTATTTTTACGTCTGCTCCGTGAGGTAATCCAGTGGTAAATAAGAGGTAAAAATCAGACCACAAACTGTGAAATACCCATTCTGACCTCATCACATCAGTCCAATCTGGCACCAGAACCCTGCAGTGAGTGGTCTGCTGTGGTCAAAGTGGGCCAGAGGACTCTGTCCACATCAGTACCCACATCACTGAGACTCCCAGCCTGAAATTACAAAACTGCCTTGTGAGGGTGGGAAGaagactcaaaaaaaaaaggaacaaaggagaaaaaaaaaaaaagagggaacaGTAATGGGTTTAcaatcaccatggcaacaggtcTAAGCACAAGCAGCAGTACCACATTCCTGTAATGGCAGTAAAATAAACCCCTCAAGAGTATTCTGTCAACAGACatgaaggaaagaaacaaacattttaatttgatccACAGTCACCAGAGTTGTTTCTATAGCAACAAGTACAGGTCAAACACATCTCGTACGACAGACATTTGTCTCACTGGTACCacactcattaaaaacaagaaacagacTGCTCTCTGGAAGGATTTAAGCCCATTCGAGTGTGTGACAATGCAGACTAATGTCTTAGTCAtccatttttttgtgaaatgcaAACAGACAATGCCCCCCCCAGCAGAAATCCCATAATAGTTTTGTATGTGAAGTTTTGTTCTCAAACGACACCATTTCCCAATCCAAACAAAATGGTAGCtggaaaataatataataaatctttatatttaatttgtgtgacaaaaaaaaaaatagaattacAGGTTTAGTACGAGTTATTTATCGCtatatttatgtcacattatattatttcaGATTGCcatacaaaataaagtgttgtCCATATCTCACTTCACAGCTACCTGGGATAGGAACATCTTTCATGAAGATGGTTAAAAGAGGATTTGAATgttctggaaaaaaacagaacagaatagaataatTTTACCATCTGGGGTTTTTCGGGGGTGTCCTtcgagaaaaaaacaaaacagaaacagaacagaagATGGATGCATGCGGTAATGAAATGGCAATGCATGGGAGAAACAAACTGGGGATAGACTTCAAGATGAAGGTCTGAACACGGAGCAGggtgaagaggagagggaggccGTGGAGAAAGGAAAGGGTAAGCGGTCAGGAGCTTCTTAATAACGCGGAGAAACGTGCGGCAACAACTCGTCCGACAGCAGAGTATCCGAGAAAACCCAAAATCCTCATCGCGGTGAAATCTTTCTCATAtcatcagcagctgctgttgttatCTGTTCAGGGCCTGAATAACAGCACGGACCGCACGGACAGAATGGTTTGGTTTGTGGTTTGAATTTGACCATATATCGTTACAGACAGAGATGCTTTTCTGTACATGTGAATAGATTGAAGaagcaaaaacaagacaaaatgaaagaaaaactgaggTAGATGAATGGTTGAGGGAGTATTAAGAAAATGTTCCCCTAAAAAAAGCACAAGAACGCGAAAGTAtcagaaggaaaaaacaaacttgtggGGAATTTGTACAGTGATTTACACTTCACATGAAAAGTAACACAAGAAATAACCAAGAAACATCTGGGCTGGGAATCCAAATAAAGTTTGAGCCTTTATAACCTGTTCCATGTGGTCCTTCCTCTCTGATTATACAGTTACAGTTGGTACCGTGCAAAGGTGTCCTTTTGAAGGTGGATTCAGTTTTGtaggaaaataaacagatgcaggaggaggaggaggagctcatCAGCATTTGTTCATGGTATCTCGTGTCAAATTCTATTTTTCTGAAAGCGTTGTAAAAAATATTCTCAGTGCCGCGAGACAATTCCACTTATTTCTCAAACCAACTTAAATTTCAGCGATCTATAACAAAGCGgtgaaaaaaagatatatacgggatttttttttccagcagcaCCCTTGATTCAAGAGACATTGATTTAAGTGAAATTATCCAAACACTTGCCTtcagaaaaatacttttgtTCACACCATTAAATAAGTTCTATTTTACTTTGTATCCTGAAACCAGTGACGCTACACAGCACCAATATATGGAGACGCGAAACTGACAAAAATCAAACTAAAATGCTACCAGATTCGTTAAACTCAGCTCATTagta is a genomic window of Solea senegalensis isolate Sse05_10M linkage group LG7, IFAPA_SoseM_1, whole genome shotgun sequence containing:
- the lrrc28 gene encoding leucine-rich repeat-containing protein 28 yields the protein MATELHETIFMAKQERHKNLFLNYRNLNIFPVELLKDEGLQFLERLYMKRNSLTTLPDNLAQKLPNLIELYLHSNNIVIIPEAIGNLARLQSLDLSNNALQFLCPEIGRLRSLRHLRLSNNQLKCLPPEIGDLQELETLDVSMNQLMSLPYRLHRCLSLQNLTADHNLLSHVPRQLCWLHRLNQLSMAANQLTFLPLDLGRSRELQFVFVDNNVNLKGLPSYLYNKVIGCSGCGVSSRVLESDRGEALSQALVGLPPEVKVVGSEADSVVPLEELAMRTLHRIYHHCPTDLNLLPPITLPKSLLDLLQFPLGHCHRCSQAMFTTMYPKLFPLRDTALAGVHRRTTVSFVAYCCSSHCLRTFDLQG